The Pseudomonas sp. TH06 genome contains the following window.
ACCTTCAGCACAAGTTGTGAGCGAAGTCAGAACTCGTTTTGTGGAAATATGGTCGAATAAGTGACAGCAGCTTCAGCGCACGCCCGTGCGCGCTGCCTCAAGGAGCTTCAATCATGAAACGTATTGGCTTGGCGATTCTCTGCAGTGCTCTGGCCACTTCGGTTCTTGCCGACCCCAAAAACTGCGAAGAGCTCAGGAAAGAGATTGAGGTCAAGATCCAGGCGAACGCCGTGCCGTCCTACACGCTGGAAATTGTCAGCAAGGAAGAAGCCGCAAAACATGACATCGCCATGGTCGTCGGCACCTGCGACAACGGCACCAAAGCGATCATCTATCAGAAGAATGGTGACTGAATCACCTCAGATAATGCAGTTGTAGTCGTGATCCTCGGCGACGATTTCGCGCTTGGCGTTGTAAAGCCGGGCACTTGGGGTGAATGCCAGCGAACGCCCTTCCAGCACATAACGTTGCCCGGCCTCGAAATGGTCGTAGCGGATGTACAAGTAGCACAGACGCTCGACTGGGCCGTTCATCAAGCTGCCGCCACCGCCAAACACTTCGAAGTCAAACCGCACGCGTAATTCGTGACTGCCGGGAGTGACTTGAAAGTAGCGCCCGTCGTTCAGTCGTTGGTTGTCGAGGCGTTCGGCCATCAACACTTTGCCGCCGGGTGTCGGCGTCGAAAAATCGACCCAGGCCATCTGCGGATTGACCGGCGGCAGCGGTGTCTGGCAACCGGTCACAACACTGACAACGAGCAGCAACAGCAACTTGCGCATGATGAATATCCATAGGTCCGAATACTCAGCATAGCGCCGATCAGGTGCGCTGACAGCCTGCTGGCGTGCCCTGGCCTACCACGTTGCGCTGCTCGTCATAGAGCTTGGCCCAAGGCCGGAAGCCAATACTGCCGGCCTGCAACTGGTAACGCTGGCCCGCATTGAAGTCCTTGAATTTCACACTCAACTGGCAATCGCGCCACAGCGGTTCAGCATCGGGGCCGATGTTGGTGGCCTCCACCGGAAATTGATAACGCACCTTCAGCTCATGGCTGCCAGGTTGCACTTCAAAATAGCGTTTGTCGGCGGTCGCCTTGGTATCGACCTGCAGCGCTTGCAGCGCCGTGTCCTGTTGCCGGGCGTTCAAATCAATCCACGCTTGCGAAGGGTCAGGATCGGGCATTCCGAATCCGGCACAACCGGCCAGCGTCAGCAGGCCTCCTGTCAGCATCAACATGCGCATAGCGGTGCTCCTTTAGGCGGGATAGTCTTGCGGGCAGACTTTCCGGGGGATTTCTTATTTTGATCAGGCCGCTTCCAAGCCATGGGTTACTTGATCGCGTTTTTCGGATTTTGTTTCCGGGTGTGATGCTTTTGCTGCTCAACGGTTGTTCCAGCGTCAGCTATTACAGCCAGTTGGCCAGTGGTCAGTGGCAGTTATTGCGGGCGCGGGAGCCGGTGACCAAGGTGATCGCCGATCCGGCCCGCGATGCAAAACTGCGTACGCATCTGGCCCAGTCGCAAAAGTCCCGTGCGTTTGCCAGCGAGCATCTGCACCTGCCGGATAACCAGAGTTATCGCCTGTACGCCGACATCGGCCGGCCATTTGTGGTGTGGAATGTGTTCGCCACGGCGGAGTTTTCCCTGAGCCCGCAAAACCATTGTTTCCCGATTGCCGGGTGCGTGGCCTATCGCGGCTACTACAGCCAGAGCGCGGCACGCGGTGAAGCGGCGATTCAGCGGCTGCAAGGCATGGACGTGTCGATTGGTGGCGTCGAGGCCTATTCGACGCTGGGCTGGTTCAACGATCCGATTCTCAATTCGATGATGGGCTGGGGCGATGAGCGACTGGCCACGCTGATCTTTCATGAACTTGCTCATCAGCGTTTTTATGTAAAGGACGACACCGAGTTCAACGAATCCTTTGCCACGTTTGTCGAGCAGGAAGGTACGCGGCAGTGGCGGGCGTTTCGCGGATTGCCGGCAGATAACGATTCAAAGCTCAAGCAGCGCGATCAATTCATCGAGTTGGTGCTCGACACACGTTCACGACTGGAAACGTTGTATGCGCAGCCGTTGCCCGTGGAACAGATGCGCGAGCGCAAGGCAGCAGCCTTCGAGCAGTTCCGCCGGGACTATCGGCTGATGCGGGACAGTCAGTGGTCCGGGGACAAGCGTTATGACGCCTGGGTGAATGCGCCGCTGAACAATGCACGGTTGTTGCCGTTTGGACTGTATGACCAGTGGGTGCCGGCGTTTTCGGCGTTGTTCAGGCAGGTTGGCGGGGATTGGCTGCGGTTTTATGCCGAGGTGGAGAGGTTGGGGGAGTTGCCGGTGATTGAGCGTAAAGCGGCTTTGAAAATATTGGCAGATCCAGACAGTTGAGTTGGCTGGGAGGACGTCATCGCGAGCAGGCTCACTCCTACAGGGGAATGCGTTCCAAATGTAGGAGTGAGCCTGCTCGCGATAGCGTACTGATCAGCGCTGCAAAAACGCCTGATGCAACTCGGCCAGCGTTTCAAAGTGATAAGCCGGCGCCTCGGCATTCAACTCTTCAAAACTGCCAAATCCATACCCCACCGCCGCCGCATCCAGCCCGTTGCTGCGCGCCCCGATCAGGTCATGCTTGCGGTCGCCGATCATCAAAGTAGCGGCGGGATCCAGTCCTTCCTCCGTCACCAGATGCGCAATCAACTCAACTTTGTTGGTCCGCGTGCCATCCAGTTCACTGCCGTAGATCACCTTGAAGTGTTTGGCAAAGTCGAAGTGCCGGGCAATCTCGCGGGCGAACACCCAGGGTTTGGACGTTGCGATATACAGCTGCCGCCCTTGCCCGCTGAGAGTTTCGAGCAGCGGCGTGACGCCTTCGAACACACGGTTCTCGTACAGTCCGGTGACCTTGAAGCGCTCACGATAGAAATTCACCGCTTCCCAGGCTTTGGCCTCGTCGAATCCGTAAAACTGCATGAACGCCTGCAACAATGGCGGGCCGATGAAGTGTTCAAGTTTGGTCAGATCCGGCTCGTCGATGCCAAGCTTGCCGAGGGCGAACTGGATGGAACGGGTGATGCCCTCACGCGGGTCGGTCAGGGTGCCATCGAGGTCGAACAGTACGGTCTGGTAATGCATGAGAAGTCCTGAGCTGGTGTAAGTCGATTCAGATCTGATCGTAGCCTTCGGCCAAGTGCAGATCCTTGAGCTTCACGTAGTTCGCCGCGCTGTAGGTGAAGAAGGCGTTTTCCTTGTCGGTCAGCGGGCGGACCTGCTTTACCGGACTGCCGACATACAGAAAACCGCTTTGCAGGCGCTTGCCCGGCGGCACCAGGCTGCCGGCGCCGATGATCACGTCATCCTCGACCACTGCGCCGTCCATGACGATGCTGCCCATGCCGATCAATACGCGGCTGCCGACAGTGCAGCCATG
Protein-coding sequences here:
- a CDS encoding DUF1161 domain-containing protein; the encoded protein is MKRIGLAILCSALATSVLADPKNCEELRKEIEVKIQANAVPSYTLEIVSKEEAAKHDIAMVVGTCDNGTKAIIYQKNGD
- a CDS encoding aminopeptidase translates to MIRPLPSHGLLDRVFRILFPGVMLLLLNGCSSVSYYSQLASGQWQLLRAREPVTKVIADPARDAKLRTHLAQSQKSRAFASEHLHLPDNQSYRLYADIGRPFVVWNVFATAEFSLSPQNHCFPIAGCVAYRGYYSQSAARGEAAIQRLQGMDVSIGGVEAYSTLGWFNDPILNSMMGWGDERLATLIFHELAHQRFYVKDDTEFNESFATFVEQEGTRQWRAFRGLPADNDSKLKQRDQFIELVLDTRSRLETLYAQPLPVEQMRERKAAAFEQFRRDYRLMRDSQWSGDKRYDAWVNAPLNNARLLPFGLYDQWVPAFSALFRQVGGDWLRFYAEVERLGELPVIERKAALKILADPDS
- a CDS encoding HAD family hydrolase, yielding MHYQTVLFDLDGTLTDPREGITRSIQFALGKLGIDEPDLTKLEHFIGPPLLQAFMQFYGFDEAKAWEAVNFYRERFKVTGLYENRVFEGVTPLLETLSGQGRQLYIATSKPWVFAREIARHFDFAKHFKVIYGSELDGTRTNKVELIAHLVTEEGLDPAATLMIGDRKHDLIGARSNGLDAAAVGYGFGSFEELNAEAPAYHFETLAELHQAFLQR